From a region of the Hyalangium ruber genome:
- a CDS encoding AlkA N-terminal domain-containing protein, with translation MAPHVLLDQDLCYRALTGRDARFDGRFFVCVKTTRIYCRPVCPARTPKRENCIFVPSAAAAEALGYRSCLRCRPETAPGTPAWAGSEASVARALRLIEEGALDEGSVELLATRLGIGARQLHRLFVRHLGASPQAVASNRRLLVAKQLITETELPLSEVATAAGFQSLRRFNDAVRTVYKRSPSELRRGSKVTEAQASAAICLRLGYRPPFDWNRMLAYLSGRAIPGVEEVTEETYRRTYRLGDSTGTIEVANQPARNALSVRIEGAGPLPVRQIVARVRRLFDLDADPAAITAALGGDPIIGPRLTRARGIRVPGAFDPFELAIRAVLGQQVSVKGATTLSGRVVQRCGTPLAAARNGLTHLFPTPEALAQADLSALGLTTGRAQTLKGLAAACASGACELKPGTSLNTSVAQLVTLPGIGEWTAHYVALRALGEPDAFPTADLGLRKVAGGGVPIAPRLLEQMAEAWRPWRGYAALLLWTEPMLDPAVSSAA, from the coding sequence ATGGCACCCCACGTCCTCCTCGATCAGGACCTCTGTTACCGCGCCCTCACGGGGCGGGACGCTCGGTTCGACGGGCGCTTCTTCGTCTGCGTCAAGACGACCCGGATCTACTGCCGCCCGGTGTGCCCCGCACGAACTCCAAAGCGGGAGAACTGCATCTTCGTTCCGAGCGCGGCCGCCGCCGAAGCCCTGGGCTATCGCTCGTGTCTGCGCTGCCGTCCAGAGACCGCACCGGGTACTCCCGCATGGGCTGGAAGCGAGGCCAGCGTGGCTCGGGCCCTCAGGTTGATCGAAGAAGGCGCTCTCGATGAGGGCTCCGTCGAGTTGCTCGCCACGCGCCTCGGCATCGGTGCCCGGCAGCTTCACCGCCTGTTCGTGCGCCACCTCGGCGCAAGCCCTCAGGCGGTCGCCAGCAATCGTCGGCTCCTGGTGGCCAAGCAGCTCATCACCGAGACCGAGCTGCCACTAAGCGAGGTGGCCACCGCCGCGGGCTTCCAGAGTCTTCGCCGGTTCAATGACGCCGTGCGCACCGTCTACAAGCGCAGTCCGAGCGAGCTGCGCCGGGGTTCCAAGGTCACCGAAGCCCAGGCCTCTGCTGCCATCTGCCTGCGCCTCGGCTACCGCCCGCCGTTCGACTGGAATCGCATGCTGGCCTACCTCAGCGGCCGCGCCATCCCAGGCGTCGAGGAAGTCACCGAGGAGACCTACCGCCGGACCTACCGGCTCGGTGACAGCACCGGTACGATCGAGGTGGCGAATCAGCCCGCACGGAACGCCCTGTCGGTTCGAATCGAGGGAGCCGGCCCACTGCCCGTGCGCCAGATCGTGGCGCGCGTGCGCAGGCTGTTCGATCTGGATGCGGACCCCGCGGCAATCACTGCTGCACTCGGAGGCGATCCCATCATTGGCCCTCGCCTCACCCGAGCGCGCGGCATACGTGTCCCGGGTGCGTTCGATCCGTTCGAGCTGGCGATCCGCGCCGTCCTGGGCCAGCAGGTCTCCGTAAAGGGCGCGACGACGCTCTCGGGGCGCGTGGTCCAGCGCTGTGGCACACCGCTCGCCGCCGCGCGCAACGGACTCACCCACCTCTTCCCTACGCCGGAGGCGCTGGCCCAGGCGGATCTGTCGGCCCTCGGGCTCACCACCGGGCGCGCCCAGACATTGAAGGGCCTGGCGGCCGCCTGTGCCTCGGGTGCCTGCGAGCTGAAGCCGGGCACGAGCCTCAACACCAGCGTCGCCCAGCTCGTCACCCTTCCAGGAATCGGCGAGTGGACAGCCCACTATGTCGCCCTGCGCGCCCTGGGTGAACCCGATGCCTTTCCCACCGCCGATCTCGGCCTGCGCAAGGTCGCGGGCGGAGGCGTACCCATTGCGCCTCGTCTCCTCGAACAGATGGCGGAGGCCTGGCGCCCCTGGCGCGGCTACGCGGCGCTGCTGCTCTGGACGGAGCCGATGCTCGACCCCGCCGTGAGCTCCGCCGCCTGA
- a CDS encoding methylated-DNA--[protein]-cysteine S-methyltransferase has protein sequence MTPELATTRLDTPIGELRLAASPEGLVAVLFPIDPNELPAAQGSARARAHLSAACTALEEYFAGRRETFEDLALAPNGTEFQRQVWRALSGIPFGETTSYASMATRIGRPKAVRAVGLANGQNPLPIIVPCHRVIGSNGALTGFGGGLPTKKWLLEFEGALPTEASGQGTRARSPSSAKARIHAGAAPGNPRPSAAR, from the coding sequence ATGACCCCTGAACTGGCCACCACGCGCCTCGATACCCCCATCGGCGAGTTGCGGCTCGCGGCGAGCCCTGAAGGCCTCGTCGCCGTGCTCTTCCCCATCGACCCCAATGAGCTGCCGGCGGCCCAGGGCTCCGCGCGCGCCCGTGCGCACCTCTCCGCCGCCTGCACGGCGCTCGAGGAGTATTTCGCCGGCCGCCGAGAGACCTTCGAGGACCTGGCACTCGCGCCGAACGGCACCGAGTTCCAGCGGCAGGTCTGGCGGGCCTTGAGCGGCATCCCCTTCGGCGAGACGACCAGCTACGCCAGCATGGCGACACGCATCGGGCGCCCGAAGGCGGTGCGCGCGGTCGGGCTCGCCAACGGGCAGAATCCCCTGCCGATCATCGTGCCGTGCCATCGCGTGATCGGCTCCAACGGCGCGCTCACCGGCTTTGGCGGAGGACTCCCCACCAAGAAGTGGCTCCTGGAGTTCGAGGGTGCGCTGCCTACCGAGGCTTCCGGGCAAGGTACACGGGCCAGGAGTCCCTCAAGCGCGAAGGCACGTATCCACGCAGGCGCCGCACCTGGAAACCCGCGCCCGTCAGCCGCTCGGTGA
- a CDS encoding class I SAM-dependent methyltransferase — protein sequence MRHEPPTAYARDLAYVHHDAFGHLARDAAPVVLGALRRVGLRRGLIVDLGCGSGILARALTEAGYDVLGVDLSPDMLRLAARNAPRATFRRGSLLDMDFPPCVAVTAIGEPFNYVFDPRSTPAALSRLFRGIHGALEPGGFLLSDVAGPGRIGQGQVRQTFWDRPDWNLYLRAEENRAGTRLTRDIVLFRRIGSRYRRSEEHHTLRLYPPAAITERLTGAGFQVRRLRGYVPSRLRDSWPVYLARKPR from the coding sequence ATGCGCCACGAACCGCCGACCGCGTATGCGCGGGATCTTGCCTATGTGCATCATGACGCCTTCGGGCATTTGGCTCGTGACGCGGCGCCAGTGGTGCTGGGGGCGTTGCGGAGGGTCGGGCTCCGCCGCGGGCTGATCGTGGATCTCGGCTGTGGCAGCGGCATCCTCGCTCGCGCGCTGACGGAGGCGGGCTATGACGTGCTTGGCGTGGACCTCTCGCCGGACATGCTGCGCCTTGCCGCTCGGAACGCGCCCCGAGCCACCTTCCGGCGGGGCTCACTGCTCGACATGGACTTCCCGCCGTGTGTCGCCGTCACGGCCATCGGCGAGCCCTTCAACTACGTCTTCGATCCGAGGAGCACTCCCGCCGCGCTCTCCCGGCTGTTTCGCGGCATCCACGGGGCGCTCGAGCCCGGAGGTTTCCTCCTGAGTGACGTCGCCGGGCCTGGGCGGATCGGGCAGGGGCAGGTTCGGCAGACCTTCTGGGATCGCCCGGACTGGAACCTGTACCTGCGCGCCGAGGAGAACCGAGCGGGCACGCGCCTCACGCGCGACATCGTGCTCTTTCGCCGTATCGGCTCGCGCTACCGCCGCAGCGAGGAGCACCACACGCTGCGCCTGTACCCACCCGCGGCCATCACCGAGCGGCTGACGGGCGCGGGTTTCCAGGTGCGGCGCCTGCGTGGATACGTGCCTTCGCGCTTGAGGGACTCCTGGCCCGTGTACCTTGCCCGGAAGCCTCGGTAG
- a CDS encoding PKD domain-containing protein — protein MSSMTVAARGLALLAVVCLGCNVPGADAVDAPTPSTRKQALDSPQVLNHDSPFRYGHLTWRTVGPRTAEFSIINAFRRVYPGSGPDGLVVTGDTFVEYSGYTTLCFGDNSCSVGLTYEVTRHSVEEDWVIARAITSNQPQRQPGTGVTVLETEPNNTLATANLMQLGDDYFSNIGLSGESDYVRFSLSQRTSLELRTSLVTLRDSYLYLYDSTGLLLAADDDGGGGLNSLITITLDAGTYYIRAAGFSSNTGQQYVQLRVIAALPPRPITHTYASDGPFTASIDGCCRIPTLSNPGSSFRVQTQVRFSPSNSSPVSTLSPVVDAPSNTSGFSFPIPATDAEGDQLSFRLATNDESSLYNPPPGMTVSSTGLVRWNTVGTTPGQLWAVQVIIEERRNGVLIGSSAVDFLVRIATSGGTGPTCVPPSQTSYTLSVGQQVHFTIGTQDPTPGDTLRLSVSGAPSDAFMQPFLPLQGPSGIATHFSWVAPEVAAGLTFPVRFTVTDSLGQSSHCTVSITVESPSNPPPVANAGSDQRVSEGSTVTLDGSGSSDPDGQALTYQWLLLSSTGPEVTLSSPTSTTPSFTASDDGLYTFLLTVTDSEGATDSATVVVYVNNVMPQVSATGGQLDEGEVFTSSGTFTDPGADSWTAMVDYGDNTGWQPLEFANGTFTLSHRYLDDNPWAPPEEDFFQVQILITDDDGAQGTVEVLVNVRNVAPVFVNLPSLETQEGEVLTATLTITDPGTDSWWAWVDWGDGYGESLWIYDGQLPLEHVYGRAGTYPIQITLQDEDGGSTTVELPVVVHNVAPIIVDLSGFHVDEGWYSELRGFFFDPAWDDTFTLTVDWGDGTGEQPMEAWNHEFWNAHLYADSGTYQVTVTVTDSSGGVGTATVPIVVRNVAPWVYATEGYGEEGGPTTLWGYLYDQGYQDTWMATVDWGDGTEPQTLEVFNQTDFDLTHVYANSGWYPVTITVTDDEGGQDSTTTWAYVQNRDPQVTLPEFAESIEGSTVRLEGTFTDPGVESWTGMVDYGDGTDWQPVGLDGKSFTLEHVYANSGWYWVNLYIQDSDGGWGWASMNVRVHNVAPELSPLEGGEIPEGGTFVTSGTFTDVGQESDWSIWVDYGGGGWEPVQREGNGYTLAFTYPEDGVYTVTVMIQDDEATVTTSTQVVVHNVAPVVTAEGGTIDEGTPFYTTFFIFDPATWWDDWSAQIDYGDGSPVETLLDAYGDNLWVYHEYQDSGTYPLTVTITDDEGGVGTRTVLVEVLNVAPSVVDFSQSSEVSEGAVYTAHGQIRDPGQDAWTITADFGDGSEPQPIDPTGYDGTFTASHVYDDNGLYTVTFTITDEDGGTTAHTAQVWVHNVAPTATASHDSPLYWGLPVTLVGTATDPSFADTQAGFTALWTLGDGSTASGLLAAHAYAAPGTYLALVSVADKDGGSTGTGLASTTVTVQQRPGAVTCEGTSTVFGFPAALSARFVDGLPGAQLGGRSLAFRLGASTSLGSASTDNLGLAGVQSPSELSPGSHTITVSFAGDSHYAAAEATCTLTVIQSNGKITGGGLRFANHSRGGFNVMLKNGSPIKGELQFQNDTTSFHARTMTVLGVSADKRQGWFSGLGTDGRAFTAYVEDNGEPGTSDVFKLWIDGALETGEGPILGGNIQIH, from the coding sequence ATGTCGAGCATGACTGTCGCGGCGCGAGGCCTCGCGCTGTTGGCCGTGGTGTGTCTGGGCTGCAATGTACCCGGAGCTGACGCAGTTGACGCACCCACGCCGTCCACCCGAAAGCAAGCCCTGGATAGCCCGCAGGTCCTCAACCACGACTCGCCCTTCCGCTACGGCCACCTGACGTGGCGCACGGTGGGCCCGCGGACGGCGGAGTTCTCGATCATCAACGCGTTTCGCCGCGTCTACCCGGGCAGCGGCCCGGACGGGCTCGTCGTCACCGGCGACACCTTCGTGGAGTACTCCGGCTACACGACCCTGTGCTTCGGCGACAACTCCTGCAGCGTCGGGCTGACGTACGAGGTCACCCGCCACAGCGTGGAGGAGGACTGGGTCATCGCCCGGGCGATCACCTCCAACCAGCCGCAGCGACAGCCAGGCACCGGTGTCACCGTGTTGGAGACCGAGCCCAACAACACCCTGGCCACCGCCAACCTCATGCAGTTGGGAGATGACTACTTCAGCAACATCGGCCTCTCCGGAGAATCGGACTATGTCCGCTTCTCCCTCTCGCAGCGCACGAGCCTCGAGCTGCGCACCTCCCTGGTGACGCTGAGGGACTCGTATCTGTACCTGTACGACAGCACCGGGTTGCTCCTGGCCGCTGACGACGATGGCGGCGGCGGGCTCAACTCCCTCATCACCATCACCCTGGACGCGGGCACGTACTACATCCGAGCGGCGGGCTTCAGCTCCAACACCGGCCAGCAGTACGTCCAGCTCCGGGTCATCGCAGCCCTGCCCCCCAGGCCCATCACCCATACCTACGCCTCGGACGGGCCCTTCACGGCCTCCATCGATGGCTGCTGCCGCATTCCCACCCTCAGCAACCCGGGCAGCAGCTTCAGGGTCCAGACGCAGGTGCGCTTCAGCCCCTCCAACAGCTCACCGGTGAGCACTCTGTCGCCCGTCGTGGACGCCCCGTCCAACACATCGGGATTCAGCTTCCCGATTCCCGCTACGGACGCCGAGGGAGATCAGCTCAGCTTCCGTCTGGCCACCAACGACGAGAGCTCCCTCTACAACCCTCCTCCCGGCATGACGGTGAGCAGCACGGGACTGGTGCGCTGGAACACGGTGGGGACGACGCCGGGGCAGTTGTGGGCCGTGCAGGTCATCATCGAAGAGCGCCGCAACGGCGTGCTCATCGGCTCGAGCGCGGTGGACTTCCTGGTGCGGATCGCCACTTCCGGGGGCACGGGGCCCACCTGCGTACCTCCGTCCCAGACGAGCTACACCCTCAGCGTGGGCCAGCAGGTGCATTTCACCATCGGCACCCAGGATCCGACTCCAGGGGACACGCTGAGGCTCTCCGTCAGTGGCGCTCCCTCGGACGCGTTCATGCAGCCGTTCCTCCCGCTGCAGGGCCCCAGTGGCATCGCTACCCACTTCTCCTGGGTGGCCCCCGAGGTGGCCGCGGGCCTCACGTTCCCGGTGCGCTTCACCGTCACGGACTCACTGGGCCAGTCGAGCCACTGCACCGTGAGCATCACCGTCGAGTCGCCCAGCAACCCGCCGCCCGTGGCGAACGCGGGCTCGGACCAGCGGGTCTCCGAGGGCTCCACGGTGACGCTGGATGGCAGCGGCTCGAGCGATCCGGACGGACAGGCGCTCACCTACCAGTGGCTCCTGTTGAGCAGCACGGGCCCGGAGGTGACGCTGTCTTCCCCCACCTCGACTACCCCGAGCTTCACCGCGAGCGATGACGGGCTCTACACCTTCCTGCTCACGGTGACCGACAGCGAGGGAGCCACCGACTCCGCCACCGTCGTCGTGTACGTCAACAACGTGATGCCCCAGGTGAGCGCCACCGGCGGGCAGCTCGATGAGGGCGAGGTGTTCACCTCCTCGGGCACCTTCACGGACCCGGGCGCCGACTCCTGGACCGCCATGGTGGACTATGGCGACAACACGGGCTGGCAGCCGCTGGAGTTCGCCAACGGCACCTTCACCCTGAGCCACCGGTACCTCGACGACAACCCCTGGGCCCCTCCCGAGGAAGACTTCTTCCAGGTGCAGATCCTCATCACGGATGACGACGGCGCCCAGGGCACCGTCGAGGTGCTGGTGAACGTGCGCAACGTCGCGCCGGTGTTCGTGAACCTGCCCAGCCTCGAGACCCAGGAGGGAGAGGTGCTCACCGCGACGCTCACCATCACCGATCCGGGCACGGACTCCTGGTGGGCCTGGGTGGACTGGGGCGATGGCTACGGCGAGTCGCTGTGGATCTACGACGGGCAGCTCCCCCTCGAGCACGTCTACGGCCGAGCGGGCACCTATCCGATCCAGATCACGCTCCAGGATGAGGATGGCGGCTCTACGACGGTCGAGCTCCCGGTGGTGGTCCACAACGTGGCGCCCATCATCGTCGATCTGTCGGGGTTCCACGTGGACGAGGGCTGGTATTCGGAACTCAGGGGCTTCTTCTTCGACCCGGCCTGGGATGACACCTTCACGCTCACCGTGGACTGGGGCGATGGCACCGGGGAGCAGCCCATGGAGGCCTGGAACCACGAGTTCTGGAATGCGCACCTCTACGCCGACAGCGGCACCTACCAGGTGACCGTCACCGTCACCGACAGCTCGGGAGGCGTGGGGACCGCCACCGTACCCATAGTCGTCCGAAACGTGGCGCCCTGGGTGTACGCCACCGAAGGCTATGGCGAGGAGGGCGGCCCCACCACCCTCTGGGGCTACCTCTACGATCAGGGGTACCAGGACACGTGGATGGCCACGGTGGACTGGGGCGATGGCACCGAGCCCCAGACACTGGAGGTCTTCAACCAGACCGACTTCGACCTGACCCATGTGTACGCCAACAGCGGCTGGTACCCCGTGACGATCACCGTCACGGATGACGAGGGCGGCCAGGACTCCACCACGACCTGGGCCTACGTCCAGAACCGCGATCCCCAGGTGACCCTCCCTGAGTTCGCGGAGAGCATCGAGGGCAGCACGGTGCGGCTCGAGGGCACCTTCACCGATCCGGGCGTGGAGAGCTGGACGGGCATGGTGGACTACGGCGACGGCACGGACTGGCAGCCCGTGGGGCTGGACGGCAAGTCCTTCACCCTGGAGCACGTCTACGCCAACAGCGGCTGGTACTGGGTGAACCTCTACATCCAGGACAGCGACGGGGGATGGGGCTGGGCCTCCATGAACGTGAGGGTCCACAACGTGGCCCCCGAGCTGAGTCCCCTGGAGGGCGGGGAGATTCCCGAGGGCGGGACGTTCGTCACCTCGGGCACCTTCACCGACGTGGGCCAGGAGTCCGACTGGTCCATCTGGGTGGACTACGGCGGCGGCGGCTGGGAGCCGGTGCAGCGCGAGGGCAACGGCTACACGCTGGCCTTCACCTATCCGGAGGACGGCGTCTACACGGTCACCGTCATGATCCAGGATGACGAGGCGACGGTGACGACCAGCACCCAGGTGGTGGTCCACAACGTGGCCCCGGTGGTGACCGCCGAGGGCGGCACGATCGATGAGGGCACCCCGTTCTACACGACCTTCTTCATCTTCGATCCGGCCACCTGGTGGGACGACTGGTCAGCCCAGATCGATTACGGCGATGGCTCGCCCGTGGAGACGCTCCTCGATGCCTATGGCGACAACCTCTGGGTCTACCACGAGTATCAGGACAGCGGGACCTACCCGCTGACGGTCACCATCACGGATGATGAGGGCGGCGTCGGCACCCGCACCGTGCTCGTGGAGGTCCTCAACGTCGCGCCCAGCGTGGTGGACTTCTCGCAGAGCAGCGAGGTCTCCGAGGGCGCCGTGTACACCGCCCATGGCCAGATCAGGGATCCGGGACAGGACGCCTGGACGATCACCGCGGACTTTGGCGATGGCTCGGAGCCTCAGCCGATCGATCCGACGGGCTACGACGGCACCTTCACGGCCTCCCATGTCTATGACGACAACGGCCTCTACACGGTGACCTTCACCATCACGGACGAGGACGGCGGGACCACCGCGCACACCGCGCAGGTGTGGGTCCACAACGTGGCGCCCACGGCGACGGCCTCCCATGACTCGCCGCTGTACTGGGGCCTGCCGGTCACCCTGGTGGGCACGGCCACGGATCCGAGCTTCGCGGACACCCAGGCGGGCTTCACCGCCCTGTGGACCTTGGGCGATGGCAGCACGGCCTCGGGCCTGCTCGCGGCCCATGCCTACGCGGCTCCGGGCACCTACCTGGCGCTGGTGAGCGTGGCGGACAAGGACGGCGGCTCCACGGGCACCGGCCTGGCGTCCACCACGGTCACGGTCCAGCAACGGCCAGGCGCCGTCACCTGCGAGGGCACCTCGACGGTGTTCGGCTTCCCGGCGGCCCTGAGTGCGCGGTTCGTGGATGGACTGCCGGGCGCGCAGCTGGGCGGCAGGAGCCTGGCCTTCCGCCTCGGGGCTTCGACAAGCCTCGGCTCGGCCTCCACGGACAACCTGGGCCTGGCCGGTGTGCAGAGCCCGAGCGAGCTGTCGCCGGGCAGCCACACGATCACCGTCTCCTTCGCGGGCGACTCGCACTACGCGGCGGCCGAGGCCACCTGCACGCTCACGGTCATCCAGTCCAACGGGAAGATCACCGGTGGCGGCCTGCGCTTCGCCAACCACTCCCGTGGCGGCTTCAACGTGATGCTGAAGAACGGAAGCCCGATCAAGGGCGAGCTGCAGTTCCAGAACGACACTACCTCGTTCCACGCGCGGACGATGACGGTGCTGGGCGTCTCCGCCGACAAGCGGCAGGGCTGGTTCTCGGGGCTGGGCACCGATGGCCGCGCCTTCACCGCCTACGTGGAGGACAACGGCGAGCCGGGCACCTCGGACGTGTTCAAGCTGTGGATCGACGGCGCCCTGGAGACGGGCGAAGGGCCCATCCTCGGCGGCAACATCCAGATCCACTGA
- a CDS encoding ABC-F family ATP-binding cassette domain-containing protein, which produces MSLLIAQDVCLAYGKKVLFDDASFTLGPKDRVGLVGANGTGKSSLMKIVAGVQHADSGTLTFARGARVGYLPQELAGLPSGTVVEAVMSTVPGRDALEARLKGTEKELAEAPDEETQLELSQELADLHTELDHFEEHYGRHHAERILKGLGFREADLAKPTGALSGGWRMRAALAGLLLQDPDLLLLDEPTNHLDVPTLTWFDEFLRRSNKALILISHDREFLNRQVKRVLSLEIEGLRTYVGNYDSYKRQRADEMEQLKARAAKVEARRAELQAFIDRFGAKATKARQAQSRAKMLEKLEEVHLLEERSTVHFRFPEVERSGRDVAMLEGIRKSYGSHVVYSGLEARVERGQRIAVIGANGAGKTTLLKILAGELAPDSGEVKLGHNVVMGYYAQHHADTLDKRNTILEEVMPLAADKPQSYVRGVLGAFLFSGDDVDKPIGVLSGGERARVALAKLLLRPSNFLLMDEPTNHLDLDSSEMLIEALQQYGGTLLFVSHNRAFVNGLATQVWDVLDGKVVPYSGNLDEYLYHQEQQRLAAEAAGAGERAKAGGDKAATAAMSEKDRKRVEAEARQRRSTVEGPIKKEIARIEERIAKLEAEQKTREAQLADPDLYNDFARAKPLMDTHRAGKEELETLYMEWEAAQEKLAAAAATLGA; this is translated from the coding sequence ATGAGCCTCCTCATCGCCCAGGATGTCTGCCTCGCCTACGGCAAGAAGGTCCTCTTCGACGACGCCAGCTTCACCCTCGGTCCCAAGGACCGGGTGGGACTGGTGGGCGCCAACGGGACCGGTAAGAGCTCGTTGATGAAGATCGTCGCGGGCGTGCAGCACGCCGACTCGGGGACGCTCACCTTCGCCCGAGGGGCCCGGGTGGGTTACCTGCCCCAGGAGCTGGCGGGCCTGCCCTCCGGCACCGTGGTGGAGGCGGTGATGAGCACCGTGCCTGGCCGCGACGCGCTAGAGGCCCGGCTCAAGGGCACCGAGAAGGAGCTGGCCGAGGCCCCGGACGAGGAGACCCAGCTGGAGCTGTCCCAGGAGCTGGCGGACCTGCACACGGAGCTGGACCACTTCGAGGAGCACTACGGCCGGCACCACGCCGAGCGCATCCTCAAGGGCCTGGGCTTCCGGGAGGCGGACCTGGCCAAGCCCACGGGGGCGCTTTCGGGCGGCTGGCGCATGCGCGCGGCGCTGGCGGGGCTGCTGCTCCAGGATCCGGACCTGTTGCTGCTGGACGAGCCCACCAACCACCTGGACGTACCCACGCTCACGTGGTTCGACGAGTTCCTGCGCCGGTCGAACAAGGCGCTGATCCTCATCTCGCACGACCGGGAGTTCCTCAACCGGCAGGTGAAGCGGGTGCTGTCGCTGGAGATCGAAGGGCTGCGCACGTACGTGGGCAACTACGACTCCTACAAGCGCCAGCGCGCCGACGAGATGGAGCAGCTCAAGGCCCGCGCCGCCAAGGTGGAGGCCCGTCGCGCCGAGCTGCAGGCCTTCATCGACCGGTTCGGCGCCAAGGCGACCAAGGCCCGGCAGGCGCAGAGCCGCGCGAAGATGCTGGAGAAGCTGGAGGAGGTCCACCTGCTGGAGGAGCGCTCCACGGTGCATTTCCGCTTCCCGGAGGTGGAGCGCTCGGGCCGGGACGTGGCGATGCTGGAGGGCATCCGCAAGAGCTACGGCAGCCACGTGGTGTATTCGGGGCTGGAGGCGCGGGTGGAGCGGGGCCAGCGCATCGCGGTGATTGGCGCCAACGGCGCGGGCAAGACGACGCTCCTGAAGATCCTCGCGGGCGAGCTGGCGCCGGACAGTGGCGAGGTGAAGCTGGGGCACAACGTGGTGATGGGCTACTACGCGCAGCACCACGCGGACACGCTCGACAAGCGCAACACCATCCTCGAGGAGGTGATGCCGCTGGCGGCCGACAAACCGCAGAGCTACGTGCGCGGGGTGCTGGGCGCGTTCCTCTTCTCGGGGGATGACGTGGACAAGCCCATCGGCGTGCTGTCGGGCGGTGAGCGGGCGCGCGTGGCGCTGGCGAAGCTGCTGCTGCGGCCCTCGAACTTCCTGCTGATGGACGAGCCCACCAACCACCTGGATCTCGACTCGTCCGAGATGCTCATCGAGGCGCTGCAGCAGTACGGCGGCACGCTGCTGTTCGTCTCGCACAACCGCGCGTTCGTGAACGGGCTGGCCACGCAGGTGTGGGACGTGCTGGACGGCAAGGTGGTGCCGTACTCGGGCAACCTGGACGAGTACCTGTACCACCAGGAGCAGCAGCGCCTGGCGGCGGAGGCGGCGGGGGCAGGGGAGCGGGCCAAGGCGGGCGGCGACAAAGCCGCCACGGCCGCGATGAGCGAGAAGGATCGCAAGCGGGTGGAGGCCGAGGCCCGCCAGCGCCGCAGCACCGTCGAGGGGCCGATCAAGAAGGAGATCGCCCGGATTGAAGAGCGGATCGCCAAGTTGGAGGCGGAGCAGAAGACGCGCGAGGCCCAGCTGGCCGACCCGGACCTCTATAACGACTTCGCGCGGGCCAAGCCGCTGATGGACACGCACCGCGCCGGCAAGGAAGAGCTGGAGACGCTCTATATGGAGTGGGAGGCGGCCCAGGAGAAGCTCGCGGCGGCCGCCGCCACGCTGGGAGCCTGA